A window from Synechococcus sp. RSCCF101 encodes these proteins:
- the psaK gene encoding photosystem I reaction center subunit PsaK: MLPSLLAIAPATLSWTPKVALVMIICNVVAIAIGKATIKYQNEGAKLPNATFFGGMSHACLLATTSLGHVFGIGAIQGLAARGVL, from the coding sequence ATGCTCCCTTCCCTTCTGGCCATCGCCCCCGCCACCCTGAGCTGGACCCCGAAGGTCGCCCTGGTGATGATCATCTGCAACGTGGTGGCCATCGCCATCGGCAAGGCCACGATCAAGTATCAGAACGAGGGCGCCAAGCTGCCCAACGCCACCTTCTTCGGCGGCATGAGCCATGCCTGCCTGCTGGCCACCACCAGCCTGGGCCACGTGTTCGGTATCGGTGCCATTCAGGGCCTGGCCGCTCGCGGCGTTCTCTGA
- a CDS encoding DUF3593 domain-containing protein yields the protein MSLPDPADLLRIDPAPLFALSLLPYLLFLRWAARSGRMPPLALLGFRLTLLFVAVTIAASIWAELGFGASLVQVDALHGGAEAFLTLSNLMVVTGFALALKAAADGTDAGTGDAGGVNKS from the coding sequence ATGTCCCTGCCCGATCCCGCCGATCTGCTCCGGATCGACCCGGCTCCCCTCTTCGCCCTCTCGCTGCTGCCCTACCTGCTCTTCCTGCGCTGGGCCGCGCGCAGCGGCAGGATGCCCCCCCTCGCTCTGCTGGGCTTCCGGCTCACCCTGCTGTTCGTGGCGGTGACCATTGCGGCCTCGATCTGGGCCGAGCTTGGCTTCGGGGCTTCGCTGGTTCAGGTGGATGCCCTGCACGGCGGAGCCGAAGCCTTCCTGACCCTGAGCAATCTGATGGTGGTCACCGGCTTCGCGCTGGCGCTGAAGGCCGCGGCGGATGGGACCGATGCCGGGACGGGCGACGCAGGCGGCGTGAATAAGTCTTAA
- a CDS encoding CorA family divalent cation transporter — MTILAVVSSVFALLTFISGRQGMDCAAMPELSRRDVCLYSLMLMVAAALIQVTILWRRAGFRGVAGSLIKADPMTIGF; from the coding sequence ATGACAATCCTGGCGGTTGTTTCCAGTGTGTTCGCGCTATTGACATTCATTTCAGGCCGACAGGGAATGGACTGTGCAGCCATGCCTGAGCTGAGCAGGCGCGACGTCTGTCTCTACAGCCTGATGCTGATGGTTGCCGCCGCTCTGATCCAGGTCACGATCCTGTGGAGGCGGGCTGGTTTCAGGGGGGTGGCGGGATCGCTGATCAAAGCTGATCCAATGACCATAGGCTTCTGA
- a CDS encoding NAD(P)/FAD-dependent oxidoreductase has product MVGAGPAGGELSRRLALAGHHVCLVDRLTGLDQAAFSSAALPLASVADLGLPAGCVASRWNGWRLVGPDGRERLWQQRRPLGAVLDFAALRGWLAGEVRGWGSQVLLGWSAEAVIRNGREGALTELRDCRGRGRRRVRSRYVVDASGQGRALISAQAATSDQTDSGDPLIRGSGVEWLLRVDGAEWRRWSRQLSFFLGSRWIPRGYGWIFPMQEGMLKLGLCRLEVDGPARGPFRKSHAAPYAAHLRALLQHTGLAQAAVVDRHGGRIRSRVHRGDPHQIGQLLAVGDAVSTANLLGGEGIRHAMVSGRILAELLDRALRVGDGAGLRAYPQRLRQALGWRWGLSGRLAVRTWCGLDSDRGDRRLQRLMDELEDRASASDLAELLFDYRFERYGLRALPYWLGFRRGAGGPAAGR; this is encoded by the coding sequence GTGGTGGGCGCCGGCCCGGCCGGTGGTGAGCTGAGCCGGCGGCTGGCCCTGGCCGGCCATCACGTCTGCCTGGTCGACCGTCTGACGGGCCTCGACCAGGCCGCCTTCAGCAGCGCGGCCCTGCCGCTGGCCTCCGTGGCGGATCTGGGCCTGCCGGCGGGCTGTGTGGCCAGCCGCTGGAACGGTTGGCGGCTGGTGGGACCCGATGGGCGCGAACGGCTCTGGCAGCAGCGGCGCCCTCTTGGCGCCGTGCTCGACTTCGCCGCCCTGCGCGGCTGGCTGGCCGGGGAGGTGCGCGGCTGGGGATCTCAGGTGCTGCTCGGCTGGAGCGCCGAGGCCGTGATCCGGAACGGACGCGAGGGCGCCCTGACCGAGCTGCGGGATTGCCGCGGCCGCGGCCGGCGCAGGGTTCGCAGCCGCTACGTGGTGGATGCGAGCGGCCAGGGACGCGCCCTGATCAGCGCCCAGGCCGCCACCTCAGATCAAACCGACAGCGGTGATCCGCTGATCCGGGGCAGCGGCGTGGAATGGCTGCTGCGGGTGGACGGGGCCGAGTGGCGGCGCTGGTCGCGGCAGCTCAGCTTCTTTCTCGGCAGCCGCTGGATCCCGCGGGGCTACGGCTGGATCTTCCCGATGCAGGAGGGGATGCTCAAGCTGGGGCTCTGCCGGCTGGAGGTCGATGGGCCGGCCCGCGGCCCGTTTCGGAAGAGCCATGCAGCTCCCTACGCCGCCCATCTGAGGGCCCTGCTGCAGCACACCGGTCTGGCGCAGGCGGCAGTGGTGGACCGCCATGGCGGGCGGATCCGCAGCCGGGTCCACCGCGGGGACCCTCACCAGATCGGCCAACTGCTCGCGGTGGGCGATGCGGTGAGCACGGCCAACCTCCTGGGCGGCGAAGGAATCCGGCACGCCATGGTCAGTGGCCGGATCCTGGCCGAGCTGCTCGATCGGGCGCTCAGGGTCGGGGATGGCGCCGGGCTCAGGGCCTACCCCCAGCGCCTGCGCCAGGCACTGGGCTGGCGCTGGGGTCTGAGCGGACGGCTGGCCGTGCGCACCTGGTGCGGCCTCGACTCCGATCGCGGTGACCGGAGGCTGCAGCGGCTGATGGATGAGCTGGAGGATCGGGCCAGTGCGTCCGACCTGGCCGAACTGCTGTTCGACTACCGCTTCGAGCGCTACGGCCTTCGTGCTCTGCCCTATTGGCTTGGCTTCAGGCGCGGCGCGGGGGGTCCGGCAGCCGGCCGGTGA
- a CDS encoding DUF2499 domain-containing protein: protein MHVLSLPTWWIHITSVLEWITAIVLVTLLAERRGEGEWRWLALAMIPALVSAMAACTWHLFDNPASLEWLVTLQAGLTLVGNGCLAAAAWRLLPAR from the coding sequence GTGCACGTGCTTTCACTCCCCACCTGGTGGATTCACATCACCTCCGTTCTGGAATGGATCACCGCCATCGTTCTGGTGACTCTGCTGGCCGAGCGTCGCGGTGAAGGGGAGTGGCGCTGGCTCGCCCTGGCCATGATTCCGGCCCTGGTGAGCGCCATGGCGGCCTGCACCTGGCATCTGTTCGACAATCCGGCCTCCCTCGAGTGGCTGGTGACGCTCCAGGCGGGCCTCACCCTGGTGGGCAACGGTTGCCTGGCGGCCGCGGCCTGGCGGCTGCTGCCGGCCCGCTGA
- a CDS encoding NAD-binding protein, which yields MAAAPPSGLVLVCGLGSLGQTCLRRLLAFDVPLSCLDWQPPRWRDAELERRLAPSFVLGDMRQPRDLLAAGVDQARSILLLSSDSTVNLEAALQIRPLNPRATVVVRSSSQRASLGVLLEQRLPGVAVVDPMLLTASVFSQSLRPSREAATIRLGRHRFELRERREGEGVSGGRRLDGSPLQVCLATPGRIRRPPWPQALRNQLQRRAGSLRERLEFWSGSAPLARLAALGRRRIWWWVGLLAALGLVLTGVALFRADRGWLLGLFVTLGLLNGEYVDPASVVLERGSLLQSGTPWTVAQQGRLLALMLVYALAGTVLTSALTALILERLLSVRLGLRRARSFPRDTHAALLVEGGSLAPLIAEQLQADGIGVVCLRAGPSEGDSGPIGSVRGPVADPSGTRPAHRIRRRDVLQLPEAFRLLRRSRVAGVALLSDDLLMNLQLALDLERRWPEARLSLKAKELPAAEVLGDLLGGLSLISSVDLAADALVATAFGETVEEVHRVEGRNLMLVRYRVEAGDTLAGLSIARVQGGYGVTAVALKTRTRSELVALPALERVLRPGQDLLVLADLEGLRRVEIGEQRPPAWRVRLQAPLASEWMFETQQCLARHLGGAPGTMAPFLDGTPQLTPALDQDLAEQLGRELRRRGVQADLVPEPVESADESSASVQPPLRE from the coding sequence ATGGCTGCTGCCCCGCCCTCCGGACTGGTGCTGGTCTGCGGGCTCGGCTCCCTCGGGCAGACCTGCCTCCGGCGTCTTCTGGCGTTTGATGTGCCTCTCTCCTGTCTGGACTGGCAGCCGCCACGCTGGAGAGACGCGGAGCTGGAACGGCGCCTGGCGCCCAGTTTTGTGCTGGGAGACATGCGCCAGCCCAGGGATCTGCTGGCTGCGGGTGTCGATCAGGCCCGCAGCATCCTGCTGCTGAGTTCCGACAGCACGGTGAATCTGGAGGCGGCACTGCAGATCCGCCCGCTCAACCCCAGGGCCACCGTGGTCGTTCGCTCCTCCAGCCAGCGGGCCTCCCTCGGTGTGCTGCTTGAGCAGCGGCTGCCGGGAGTCGCCGTGGTGGACCCGATGCTGCTCACAGCATCGGTGTTCAGCCAGTCCCTGCGGCCGAGCCGGGAGGCCGCCACGATCCGGCTCGGTCGCCACCGCTTCGAGTTGCGTGAACGGCGTGAAGGGGAGGGGGTCAGCGGGGGCCGTCGCCTGGATGGATCCCCTCTCCAGGTGTGCCTGGCCACACCCGGGAGAATCCGCCGGCCACCGTGGCCGCAGGCTCTGCGCAACCAGCTGCAACGCCGCGCCGGTTCGCTTCGAGAGAGGCTCGAGTTCTGGAGCGGCAGCGCTCCGCTGGCGCGGCTTGCGGCGCTCGGGCGGCGTCGGATCTGGTGGTGGGTGGGCTTGCTTGCCGCCCTGGGACTGGTGCTGACGGGTGTGGCCCTGTTTCGCGCTGATCGGGGCTGGCTTCTGGGGTTGTTCGTGACCCTGGGCCTGCTCAATGGTGAGTACGTGGACCCGGCCTCCGTTGTGCTGGAGCGGGGTTCCCTCCTGCAGTCCGGGACTCCCTGGACCGTTGCCCAGCAGGGCCGGTTGCTGGCGCTGATGCTGGTCTATGCGCTGGCGGGCACCGTGCTCACCTCGGCGCTCACAGCACTCATTCTTGAACGGCTGCTCAGTGTGCGACTGGGGCTGAGGCGGGCGCGCTCGTTTCCCCGCGACACCCATGCCGCGCTCCTGGTTGAGGGTGGTTCCCTGGCTCCTCTGATCGCCGAGCAGCTGCAGGCCGACGGCATCGGGGTGGTCTGCCTTCGGGCCGGTCCCTCTGAGGGGGATTCCGGACCGATCGGATCGGTGCGAGGCCCGGTCGCCGATCCCTCAGGGACCCGTCCGGCTCATCGGATCCGCAGGCGCGATGTGCTGCAGCTGCCGGAGGCCTTCCGACTCCTGCGCCGCTCCCGCGTGGCTGGTGTGGCTCTCCTCTCGGACGATCTACTGATGAATCTCCAGCTCGCCCTGGATCTGGAGCGCCGCTGGCCCGAAGCCCGCCTGTCTCTCAAGGCCAAGGAACTGCCTGCGGCCGAAGTGCTCGGCGATCTCCTCGGCGGCCTGTCCCTGATCTCCTCGGTGGATCTCGCGGCGGATGCGCTGGTGGCAACGGCCTTCGGTGAAACCGTGGAGGAGGTGCACCGCGTCGAAGGCCGGAATCTGATGCTGGTGCGCTATCGCGTCGAGGCGGGGGACACCCTCGCCGGTCTGAGCATCGCCCGCGTGCAGGGGGGCTACGGGGTCACGGCTGTGGCCCTGAAAACCCGGACGCGTTCGGAGCTGGTGGCCCTCCCGGCCCTCGAGCGTGTGCTGCGCCCCGGGCAGGACCTGCTGGTGCTGGCGGATCTGGAGGGTCTGCGCCGGGTGGAGATCGGCGAGCAGCGCCCACCGGCCTGGCGGGTGCGCCTCCAGGCTCCTCTGGCGTCCGAGTGGATGTTCGAGACCCAGCAGTGTCTGGCGCGGCACCTCGGCGGTGCTCCCGGGACCATGGCCCCTTTCCTGGACGGCACCCCGCAGCTGACCCCCGCGCTGGATCAGGATCTGGCTGAGCAGCTGGGGCGTGAGCTGCGTCGGCGCGGCGTTCAGGCCGACCTGGTGCCTGAGCCGGTCGAGAGCGCTGATGAGTCGTCCGCCAGTGTCCAACCACCACTCCGGGAGTGA
- the dxs gene encoding 1-deoxy-D-xylulose-5-phosphate synthase, with product MHLSELSHPNQLHGCSVAELEAIAAQIRERHLEVVSTSGGHLGPGLGVVELTLALYQTLDLDQDRVIWDVGHQAYPHKLITGRYERFDTLRQQNGVAGYLKRSESRFDHFGAGHASTSISAALGMALARDVRGETFKTVAVIGDGALTGGMALEAINHAGHLPSTRLLVVLNDNDMSISPPVGALSTYLNRMRLSPPVQFLSDSAEEAMKHLPFMGGELPAELERLKESMRRLAVPKVGAVFEELGFTYMGPVNGHDIAEMTRTFQSAHRCEGPVLVHVVTTKGKGYPYAEADQVGYHAQSAFDLDTGKAPPSSKPKPPSYSKVFGQTLVKICEQNPKVVGITAAMATGTGLDLLQKALPGQYVDVGIAEQHAVTLSAGMACEGLRPVVAIYSTFLQRAYDQLIHDVGIQKLPVTFVLDRAGIVGADGPTHQGQYDISYLRAVPNFTVMAPKDEAELQRMLVTCLQLDGPAALRIPRGQGEGVPLAEEGWEPVPVGRGELLTDGDDLLIVAYGAMVAPAMATAGLLQEHGVHAAVINARFLRPLDEALILPMARRIGRVVTMEEGALAGGFGSAVVEALMDNGVLVPALRIGIPDVLVDHASPQQSKESLGLTPPQMQRRILDHFGSAFSSGRAAPEEASLGV from the coding sequence ATGCACCTCAGCGAGTTGAGCCACCCCAATCAGCTGCACGGATGCTCCGTGGCTGAACTGGAGGCCATCGCCGCCCAGATCCGCGAGCGCCACCTGGAGGTGGTCTCCACCAGCGGTGGGCACCTGGGTCCCGGCCTCGGCGTGGTGGAGCTGACCCTGGCCCTGTACCAGACCCTGGACCTTGACCAGGACCGGGTCATCTGGGATGTGGGCCACCAGGCCTATCCCCACAAACTGATCACCGGGCGCTACGAACGCTTCGACACCCTGCGTCAGCAGAACGGGGTGGCCGGCTACCTGAAGCGCTCCGAAAGCCGCTTCGACCACTTCGGCGCCGGGCATGCCTCCACGAGCATCTCCGCGGCCCTCGGCATGGCCCTGGCCCGCGACGTGCGGGGCGAGACTTTCAAGACGGTCGCCGTGATCGGCGACGGGGCCCTCACCGGGGGCATGGCGCTGGAGGCGATCAACCACGCCGGCCATCTGCCGAGCACCCGCCTGCTGGTGGTGCTCAACGACAACGACATGTCGATCTCCCCTCCCGTGGGAGCGCTCTCGACCTACCTCAACCGGATGCGGCTGAGCCCGCCCGTCCAGTTCCTGTCCGACAGCGCCGAGGAGGCGATGAAGCATCTCCCCTTCATGGGAGGTGAGCTACCGGCGGAACTCGAACGGCTCAAGGAGAGCATGCGCCGGCTCGCGGTTCCCAAGGTGGGCGCGGTGTTCGAGGAGCTGGGCTTCACCTACATGGGTCCGGTGAACGGGCACGACATCGCCGAGATGACCCGCACGTTCCAGTCGGCTCACCGCTGCGAGGGGCCTGTGCTGGTGCACGTGGTCACCACCAAGGGCAAGGGGTATCCCTATGCGGAGGCCGATCAGGTGGGCTATCACGCCCAGTCGGCCTTCGATCTCGACACCGGCAAGGCCCCGCCCTCCAGCAAGCCCAAGCCACCCAGCTACAGCAAGGTCTTCGGCCAGACCCTGGTCAAGATCTGCGAACAGAACCCGAAGGTGGTGGGCATCACCGCCGCCATGGCCACCGGCACCGGTCTGGATCTGCTCCAGAAGGCCCTGCCGGGCCAGTACGTGGACGTGGGCATCGCCGAGCAGCATGCGGTGACCCTCTCGGCCGGGATGGCCTGCGAGGGGCTGCGGCCGGTGGTGGCGATCTACAGCACCTTCCTGCAGCGGGCCTACGACCAGCTCATCCACGACGTGGGCATCCAGAAGCTCCCGGTCACCTTCGTGCTCGACCGGGCCGGCATCGTCGGCGCCGACGGCCCGACCCACCAGGGGCAGTACGACATCAGTTATTTGCGCGCCGTGCCGAACTTCACGGTCATGGCCCCGAAGGACGAGGCGGAACTCCAGCGCATGCTCGTGACCTGCCTGCAGCTGGACGGCCCGGCCGCCCTCCGCATCCCCCGCGGCCAGGGCGAGGGGGTTCCGCTGGCCGAGGAGGGATGGGAACCGGTTCCGGTCGGTCGCGGCGAACTGCTCACCGATGGCGACGACCTGCTGATCGTGGCCTATGGCGCCATGGTGGCCCCGGCCATGGCCACCGCCGGCCTGCTCCAGGAGCACGGTGTGCACGCCGCGGTGATCAATGCTCGCTTCCTGCGTCCGCTCGATGAGGCCCTGATCCTGCCGATGGCCCGCCGGATCGGCCGGGTGGTCACCATGGAGGAGGGTGCCCTGGCGGGCGGTTTCGGCTCCGCCGTGGTGGAAGCGCTGATGGACAACGGCGTGCTCGTGCCCGCCCTCCGAATCGGCATCCCCGATGTGCTCGTGGACCATGCCAGCCCGCAGCAGAGCAAGGAGAGCCTGGGCCTCACACCCCCGCAGATGCAGCGCCGCATTCTCGATCACTTCGGCTCCGCTTTCTCCAGCGGCAGGGCTGCCCCGGAGGAGGCCTCCCTCGGGGTCTGA
- the csaB gene encoding polysaccharide pyruvyl transferase CsaB, which produces MRASRGRERAGATRLRPLLCGYYGEHNLGDDALLAVLLEQLPPGTRPLVSAHDGREVRQRHGVATCPRRNPRAMARALLRCDALVLGGGSLLQDSSSLQSLFYYLMLMALARLRRIPVILWAQGYGPLHRPLSRRLVGGALGQVSAVSWRDATSAAAAERWRPGASRWAPDPVWSVPAGSWNGRGGDIVICWRDTSHLDRAGWRWLLDQLDALAAASDRAVLWLPFHRDQDSGLAERLEASVGIPAGLQRRSRSVSADSPEQAMDLFQRAGLVLAMRLHALILAAVSGAPVLAFSYDPKVQVAAAAAAIPSLDLAQVGSGSRDPDLWMRWQRQLDAPPDPARIRGLGQAAELHRRCLLQGLE; this is translated from the coding sequence ATGAGGGCATCCCGGGGTCGTGAACGCGCCGGCGCAACACGGCTGCGACCCTTGCTCTGCGGCTACTACGGCGAGCACAACCTGGGCGATGACGCGCTCCTCGCGGTGCTCCTGGAGCAGCTGCCGCCGGGCACCCGCCCCTTGGTGAGCGCGCACGATGGCCGGGAGGTGCGGCAGCGCCACGGTGTGGCCACCTGCCCGAGACGGAATCCCCGGGCCATGGCCCGGGCTCTGCTGCGCTGTGACGCCCTGGTGCTGGGAGGCGGCAGCCTGCTGCAGGACAGCAGCAGCCTGCAGAGCCTTTTCTATTACCTGATGCTGATGGCGCTGGCCCGCCTGCGACGCATCCCGGTGATCCTCTGGGCCCAGGGCTACGGCCCGCTCCACAGGCCCCTGAGCCGCAGGCTGGTCGGCGGAGCGCTGGGGCAGGTCAGCGCCGTGAGCTGGAGGGACGCCACCAGCGCCGCGGCGGCCGAACGCTGGCGGCCGGGGGCCAGCCGCTGGGCGCCGGACCCGGTGTGGAGTGTCCCGGCCGGCAGCTGGAACGGGCGCGGCGGGGACATCGTGATCTGCTGGCGTGACACGTCCCACCTGGACCGGGCCGGCTGGCGCTGGCTGCTCGATCAGCTGGATGCCCTGGCCGCGGCCAGCGATCGCGCCGTGCTCTGGCTGCCGTTCCACCGCGATCAGGACAGCGGGCTTGCGGAACGGCTGGAGGCATCGGTCGGGATCCCGGCGGGGCTGCAGCGGCGCAGCCGCTCCGTCAGCGCCGACAGCCCGGAGCAGGCCATGGATCTGTTTCAGCGGGCGGGCCTCGTGCTGGCGATGCGCCTGCACGCGCTGATCCTGGCGGCGGTGAGCGGTGCGCCGGTGCTGGCCTTCAGCTACGACCCGAAGGTGCAGGTGGCGGCGGCCGCCGCCGCGATCCCCTCGCTTGACCTGGCGCAGGTGGGATCGGGCAGCCGGGATCCGGATCTCTGGATGCGCTGGCAGCGCCAGCTGGATGCACCGCCGGACCCGGCACGAATCCGGGGGCTGGGACAGGCAGCGGAACTGCACCGGCGCTGTCTGCTGCAGGGGCTGGAGTAA
- a CDS encoding PstS family phosphate ABC transporter substrate-binding protein: MVAFLLPVGLQAKTIRISGSSTVYPITRDAIAAFRRTPRGRAVRFDLQETGSSAGLREFCSGRMPMVNASRPISSSELQRCEASGVRFIELPIAFDAISIVVNPANTWAERISTAQLRRLWSKPAQGRINQWQQVNSAWPARPIALCGPGKDSGTFDIFNKAINGSKANSRTDYLASEDDSQLVRCVANNVNALGYFGFGYYRSNARDLKALAVVGPEGAVPPSVQNVQKERYLPLSRPLFLYLNAEAVKQEASLRRFVSFYVRNGLKIVKASNYVPLPSSTYALVEQKFYRQILGTSFGGDLPVGLTIGAALDRSFDQHKRPGF; encoded by the coding sequence ATGGTGGCATTCTTGCTTCCCGTCGGCCTGCAGGCGAAGACCATCCGGATCTCCGGTTCCAGCACGGTCTACCCGATCACCAGGGACGCCATCGCGGCCTTCCGGCGCACCCCGCGAGGTCGTGCCGTGCGGTTTGATCTTCAGGAGACCGGCAGCAGTGCGGGACTCCGCGAGTTCTGCTCCGGTCGGATGCCGATGGTGAATGCCTCCCGGCCGATCAGCAGCTCGGAGCTCCAGCGCTGTGAGGCCAGTGGGGTTCGATTCATTGAGTTGCCGATCGCCTTCGATGCCATCTCGATTGTCGTCAATCCTGCCAACACCTGGGCAGAGCGGATCAGCACAGCTCAGTTGCGTCGTCTCTGGAGCAAACCGGCTCAGGGCCGGATCAACCAGTGGCAGCAGGTGAACAGCGCCTGGCCGGCCCGGCCGATTGCACTCTGCGGGCCTGGTAAGGACTCCGGTACATTCGATATCTTCAATAAGGCCATCAACGGCTCGAAAGCAAATTCGCGAACAGACTATCTCGCCAGCGAGGACGACAGTCAATTGGTTCGATGTGTAGCGAACAATGTGAATGCCCTTGGGTATTTCGGTTTTGGCTACTATCGATCCAATGCCAGGGATCTCAAGGCTCTGGCTGTTGTCGGTCCCGAGGGAGCCGTGCCCCCATCGGTTCAGAACGTGCAGAAGGAACGCTATCTGCCCCTGTCGCGGCCGCTGTTTCTCTACCTCAACGCCGAGGCCGTCAAGCAGGAGGCGTCTCTGCGACGCTTCGTAAGCTTCTACGTGCGTAACGGTCTCAAGATTGTGAAGGCTTCCAATTACGTTCCCCTGCCATCCAGCACCTATGCCCTGGTGGAGCAGAAGTTCTACAGACAGATTCTTGGAACATCCTTCGGCGGAGATCTGCCGGTGGGCCTCACCATCGGTGCCGCCCTGGATCGCAGTTTCGACCAGCACAAACGGCCGGGATTCTGA
- the ilvA gene encoding threonine ammonia-lyase, biosynthetic, with protein sequence MHDLLQRILRARVYDVAIESPLDAAPCLSARLGNRVWLKREDLQPVFSFKLRGAYNRMAQLSPEQLQRGVIAASAGNHAQGVALASQRLGCRAVIVMPLTTPRVKVEAVAGRGAEVVLHGETYDEAYARAREQGVRDGLSFIHPFDDPDVIAGQGTVGLEILRQSRRIPDAIYVAVGGGGLIAGIGTYVKSIWPQVSIIGVEPVDADAMSRSLHEGRRVRLDQVGLFADGVAVREVGETTFALARQCVDAMITVDTDSICAAIKDGFEDTRSILEPAGALAIAGLKQDVERRGLRDRDLVAVACGANMNFDRLRFVAERAELGEGREAMLAVAIPERAGSLRGLCRVLGSRSLTEFSYRMADPATAHIFMGVQINGSSDTAELVSELDRAGYPCLDLSADELAKSHLRHMVGGRLPASAAVHCGDDRRELIYRFEFPERPGALMRFVSALQADWSISIFHYRNHGADVGRIVVGVLVRDREREAWQQVLDGLGYRCWEETHNPAYALFLGGGDGGV encoded by the coding sequence ATGCACGACCTCCTACAGCGCATCCTCAGGGCCCGGGTCTACGACGTGGCGATCGAATCCCCGCTCGACGCGGCGCCCTGCCTGTCGGCGCGGCTGGGTAACAGGGTCTGGCTCAAGCGGGAGGATCTGCAGCCGGTCTTCTCCTTCAAGCTGCGCGGGGCCTACAACCGCATGGCCCAGCTCTCGCCGGAGCAGCTGCAGCGGGGTGTGATCGCCGCCAGCGCCGGCAACCACGCCCAGGGGGTCGCCCTCGCCTCCCAGCGTCTCGGCTGCCGGGCCGTGATCGTGATGCCCCTCACCACGCCGCGGGTGAAGGTGGAGGCCGTGGCCGGCCGCGGCGCCGAGGTGGTGCTGCACGGCGAGACCTATGACGAGGCCTACGCCAGGGCGCGGGAGCAGGGGGTGCGGGACGGCCTCAGCTTCATCCACCCCTTCGATGATCCCGATGTGATCGCCGGGCAGGGAACGGTGGGTCTGGAGATCCTGCGTCAGAGCCGGCGGATTCCGGATGCCATCTACGTGGCCGTCGGCGGCGGCGGCCTCATCGCCGGGATCGGCACCTATGTGAAAAGCATCTGGCCGCAGGTCTCGATCATCGGGGTGGAGCCGGTGGATGCCGATGCCATGAGCCGCTCCCTGCACGAGGGTCGGCGGGTGCGTCTGGATCAGGTGGGCCTCTTCGCCGACGGGGTCGCCGTGCGGGAGGTCGGGGAGACCACCTTCGCCCTGGCGCGCCAGTGCGTCGACGCCATGATCACCGTGGACACCGATTCCATCTGCGCCGCCATCAAGGATGGCTTCGAGGACACCCGCTCGATCCTGGAGCCGGCCGGCGCCCTGGCCATCGCCGGCCTGAAGCAGGACGTGGAGCGGAGGGGGCTGCGGGACCGGGATCTGGTGGCGGTGGCCTGCGGGGCCAACATGAACTTCGACCGGCTTCGCTTCGTGGCCGAGCGGGCCGAGCTCGGTGAAGGGCGTGAGGCGATGCTCGCCGTGGCGATCCCGGAACGGGCCGGGAGCCTCAGGGGGCTCTGCCGGGTGCTGGGATCCCGCAGCCTCACGGAATTCAGCTATCGCATGGCCGACCCGGCCACGGCCCACATCTTCATGGGGGTGCAGATCAACGGCTCCTCCGACACCGCTGAATTGGTGTCGGAGCTCGATCGCGCCGGCTACCCCTGCCTGGATCTGAGTGCGGATGAACTGGCCAAGTCCCACCTGCGGCACATGGTGGGGGGGCGGCTGCCGGCCTCAGCGGCCGTTCACTGCGGTGATGACCGGCGCGAGCTGATCTACCGGTTCGAGTTCCCCGAACGTCCCGGGGCTCTGATGCGCTTCGTCAGCGCGCTCCAGGCCGACTGGAGCATCAGCATCTTTCATTACCGAAACCACGGCGCCGATGTCGGGCGCATCGTGGTCGGAGTGCTGGTCCGCGACCGGGAGCGTGAGGCCTGGCAGCAGGTGCTCGATGGCCTCGGCTACCGCTGCTGGGAGGAAACCCACAACCCGGCCTATGCCCTCTTCCTGGGAGGCGGTGATGGCGGGGTCTGA